In Octopus sinensis unplaced genomic scaffold, ASM634580v1 Contig15854, whole genome shotgun sequence, the following proteins share a genomic window:
- the LOC115230595 gene encoding LOW QUALITY PROTEIN: dual specificity tyrosine-phosphorylation-regulated kinase 4-like (The sequence of the model RefSeq protein was modified relative to this genomic sequence to represent the inferred CDS: deleted 2 bases in 1 codon), whose product MSLQGRVSNTPMPSRAQLPMSGEGLEIIFKVDCLLHFGNKLTTFEQSEILKYKQIWYFGSNASKRETNEFKNNNGFDNEQGFYIKVFRPHQQTINDHLHYRFQVIEELGKGSFGQVLKCHDHKLDRTVAVKLIRNKRVSFPDEGRFHQQALMEVEMLDKILRKDTKNLYNVVHMNEYFYFRNHLCICFELLGLYEALKRNNFGGMSLGTIRKLNYHILQSLVLLYKEKIIHCDLKPVSPLLNPQENILLLKNSQSKCKIIDFGSSCHEDKRCWSVLLILVFSYIQSRFYRAPEVILGIPYSTLIDMWSLGCILAELYTGNPLFPGENEHEQLSYIIQILDYPPTHMIANSSRKSYFFGQIYKMSLDSNNKLTVTSKCRRKSKPASKSLASAVGSNDTIFVDFIAKCLEL is encoded by the exons ATGTCTCTCCAAGGCAGAGTCAGCAACACACCAATGCCGAGCAGGGCCCAACTCCCAATGAGCGGGGAAGGtctggaaataatatttaaagtagACTGCTTGCTCCATTTTGGAAACAAGTTGACCACATTCGAGCAGTCGGAAATACTCAAATACAAACAAATTTGGTATTTTGGGTCAAATGCGAGCAAACGGGAAACAAACGAGTTCAAAAACAACAACGGATTTGACAACGAGCAGGGATTTTACATAAAAGTATTCCGTCCCCACCAACAGACCATCAACGACCACCTCCACTACCGATTCCAAGTCATCGAGGAATTAGGAAAAGGGTCCTTCGGGCAGGTCCTCAAATGCCACGACCACAAATTAGACCGCACAGTGGCAGTTAAACTTATTCGCAACAAACGA GTCAGTTTTCCTGACGAGGGTAGATTCCACCAACAGGCGTTGATGGAGGTGGAAATGTTGGACAAAATCCTGCGAAAGGATACCAAAAATTTGTACAATGTTGTCCACATGAACGAGTATTTTTACTTTCGTAATCATTTGTGCATTTGTTTTGAACTTTTGGG TTTATACGAAGCTTTGAAAAGAAATAACTTTGGAGGGATGAGTTTGGGCACAATTCGGAAACTGAACTACCACATTCTCCAAAGCCTGGTCTTGCTCTACAAGGAGAAAATCATCCACTGTGACCTCAAACCCGTATCCCCCTTACTCAACCCACAGGAGAACATTCTACTACTCAAAAACAGCCAAAGCAAATGCAAAATAATTGACTTTGGGTCAAGTTGTCACGAGGATAAACGATGTTGGTCAGTCCTGTTGATATTAGTGTTTTCCTACATCCAGTCCCGGTTCTACCGAGCCCCGGAAGTGATCCTGGGGATTCCGTATTCCACGTTGATTGACATGTGGAGTCTCGGGTGCATCCTTGCGGAATTGTACACGGGGAATCCACTCTTCCCTGGGGAGAACGAGCACGAACAATTGTCTTACATAATTCAGATTCTCGACTACCCGCCCACTCACATGATTGCCAATTCTTCCAGGAAAAGCTATTTTTTTGGTCAAATATACAAAATGAGTTTAGATTCAAATAACAAACTGACTGTCACCTCCAAGTGCAGAAGAAAGTCCAAACCCGCCTCCAAATCTCTCGCGTCTGCTGTCGGCTCAAACGACACGATTTTTGTCGATTTTATAGCCAAATGTCTCGAGTTGTGA
- the LOC115230594 gene encoding uncharacterized protein LOC115230594, with the protein MATQCGKMLNSDYLRRHNEVVKCIHLNLCRMYGLKKARRLKGHSVQSTLSTGKVEIRVDSTILTETKVEYNKPDIFVHDKVRNEINLIEVGITSQDRLKQVEVEKCHKYDLLASELSLLYSCQVKIIPVVMTWVELSRNASKII; encoded by the coding sequence ATGGCTACTCAGTGTGGTAAAATGCTCAACAGTGATTATCTCCGGAGACACAACGAAGTTGTGAAGTGTATTCACCTTAACTTGTGCCGAATGTATGGACTCAAAAAAGCAAGACGATTGAAGGGACATTCTGTTCAGTCAACACTGTCGACGGGAAAAGTTGAAATCAGGGTTGATTCGACAATCCTCACCGAAACAAAAGTAGAATACAACAAGCCAGATATCTTTGTCCACGACAAAGTCAGAAACGAAATAAATCTAATTGAAGTGGGTATTACTTCACAGGATCGCCTCAAGCAAGTGGAGGTTGAAAAGTGTCACAAGTATGACCTATTGGCAAGTGAGCTTTCGCTTCTGTATAGCTGTCAAGTAAAAATAATTCCTGTGGTTATGACATGGGTGGAGTTGTctcgaaatgcttcaaaaattatatga